CAAGAGCTTTTAGAACAACCTGATGCCTCTAATTCAGATGTCTTTGAATCAAATCCTACTGAAGTTGCACCCAGTTTGGAATAGTTGCTGAAAGTGGAATCAGATTCTGCCCTAAACCATCGACTGCTTTTCTAATGAACGCTCTCGGCCTTGGAAGTTAAGGGACATTTTTCAGAGGATGGATGCTAAAGTTGCAGACAATGGTGATGGCTAATTAATATCATGTAAAGCAAAATTCATAACAGCTCATAAAAGTTGACACTGTTAAACTGTTCTACCCTTATTTTTGGTTTATAATCAAGTCCTTAAATTATTCGGGATTATATGAAAAGAATAACAAACGGAATAAGCATCTCATGGTATGTTAATTGAGAAAGCTATATAAATACAATTATTCTTCAAATTGTCTTTTGCTATAATcggatttggaacaaatacaAATCCAAAATTATGCCTTTTCCTTGGTTCGAAAGAGAATAAAGCTTAGCAAATAAGCAATAAACGGATGCTTTCTCCAGCAAGAGAAATGGAACTACGTGTCTACAACAACTACTCCAATAGGTCAAGAATACATTAACTAATAGGCAATAGGCTATGccaaacatcccatgtaagaatCAGATTCCAATATCATAAGAGATAAAAAGAATCTCAATATATTAACTAGTTTTCTtcacaaattagggtttatttcCAGTTATGTGCACGATTCGAGTATGGTGatctacatttttttttttgtattttcatgtttgttttattGTCTAGGTTTGAAGTTTGTGGATGCATacactattttttatatatataaaaaatgaaaaacgaAATGCATGATACATTGTATTATAATATTTAGTATCTTTAATTACTTTTGTTATACTAACAAGTTTGATCATGATTCCTTTTTCATTCTAAACAAATTCCCATAATTTTTTTTGCCTTTTTAACAggcaacttttttttctttgtaattcAAACCCCTCATTCTTTGGAATCTCGAGAGAACTCCTGCTGCAGTCTGCAGGCTTCATGACAGAAAGGGCAAGTTCCCCCCATTTTCCACTGATTCTTTCAAATGTTTTTTGAACTTATTGTTTCAATCAACTCTTCATTTATATTAATGCATTGCAGATTTGTTGCATGGTGATGAGGATCAACATTGACTGCAATGGGTGTTATAGAAAAGTAAGAAGAGCCCTCCTTGATATGAAAGGTTAGATCAAAATATTCATCATCATAAGATTTACTTTGCTTAATAAGAACCCTAAAGATGGTCATTTGTTTTCTTTGTAATAAATGTTATGATATAGAGTTGGAAACGCATTTGATAGAGAAGAAGCAGTGCAGGGTAAGCGTCTGTGGGAGATTTGTCCCGCGAGATGTGGCCATCAAAATAAGGAAGAAGACGAATCGAAGAGTGGAGATATTGGAAATACAAGAATTTAGCGTCAACGATGAGCAAACTCACGAAGAGAAGCCATTGATGATCACTTCTAATACTTGGAACCTTGAATCCAACCAAACCCATATTGAAACCTGtgtagcatgtatatgatgactATAAATATTGCATATGGATTAATTCAGTTGATTTGCTTGCATATGTCGAGTGAGAATATACATGTAAACTTCTGATGCATTAGTTATGAAAAACTTGATTAAGGGTTGTGAAATTCAATGTTGGTGTGTATCAATCCTGGTGGTCTCAGGGATGAAAACAGCAAGGTCTGTGCCATTTTACTTTGGTGAATTGATGGCAGCATTACCTCTGTATAATGGATTAAAGCAGataattcaaattttcaatcaaaATAGAATGTCAAAATTAAATCAGATAATttgaatatatgattttgtttgattaagcttAATTTCAGACAGGGTGAAACTAGAGAAAGTTGGCAGAGATCTcgaaaaatgataaaatggtaaaattatatttttacttttaaaaatataattttttatttaataattaaaaattattaaaatattaaaatttcattttaaatttcataaaaatatatatattctaattttGGCTTCACCCCTAATTTCAAATTTGTTATTCAAATCTAACTTAATCAAGTGAATTTTGAAGATTTTATTAACTAAATATGAGTAACTTGTAAATAGAAACATCTACCTACAAGCCCTTTTAATTCGTATGCCAAAATCATTCACCAAGGATTTGGTATATTGTCAAGGTAGAGCTCTAAATTTGATAGATGATAGGATTCCATCAACATTCTCTCTCTCACACACATGCGTCTtgcccttaatttttttaatcaaatttctattttaacCCTTACGTtatactcaaatttaaaatttaatcattatattttagtttttagtaaaatttaatttttttatttttataatgttattggttagtctaaataattagtattattaattattttgataagtagcatgaatttgtattaaaaaaaccattctaaccaaaaaaaaattgccGTGATAACTTGTAATGAGTGTTTTTTTTAGCAAAAATGCACATTGATATTTTAACCAATAGAGGAAAATAGAGAAGTAAAGTTTATGCAATCAGGGTAGTCTCTGAGGTATATTATTACATGAATCTAAACAAACTTTACCTAATATATGATTTCAAATACTTCGAGTTCGTCACTgtcattttttcattcattttctaGATAGTTTTGTTTTATTAA
This window of the Gossypium hirsutum isolate 1008001.06 chromosome A09, Gossypium_hirsutum_v2.1, whole genome shotgun sequence genome carries:
- the LOC107930265 gene encoding heavy metal-associated isoprenylated plant protein 25, which gives rise to MTERICCMVMRINIDCNGCYRKVRRALLDMKELETHLIEKKQCRVSVCGRFVPRDVAIKIRKKTNRRVEILEIQEFSVNDEQTHEEKPLMITSNTWNLESNQTHIETCVACI